The genomic interval GGTTCAAAAGAGGTAGAAGCGCACCAAAGTAATCATTCTATTTTAATTTCACAAAAAGCAAAGGTCGAAGCGATACCAAGCCTAATGGTTGATGAAAATGACGTTGTTGCTTCACACGCTGCAAGCAGTTCGCCTATAGATGAATCAATGTTATTTTATTTAATGACCAGAGGTATACCTGAAAGTGATGCACGGAAGATGATTGTTCGTGGTGTATTCGAATCATTCAAACAAGAGTTAACAAAATACGGCTTAGAAGGGGTTGTTGAGCGTGCACTCAACAGTGTGGTCGGATGAAGAGTTTTGTAACATAAGAAACGACTTTCCAGCACTTGGTAGACAAATAAACGGTAAAAGATTGGTTTATCTTGATAATGCAGCAAGTACACTTAAATGTAAACCTGTCATCGATAAAATGACAGAATTTTATTTGAATCACTATTCTAATATACATCGAGCTGTGCATACGCTTGCAAGCGAGGCTACAGTTGAGTACGAAAACGCACGAAAAAAAATTTCCAATTTTTTGAACGCTTCCATCGAAGAAATAGTGTTTACAAGTGGAACAACGATGGGGATAAATTTTTTAGTTAATTCACTTGTTAAAAGTGGAATCTTAAATGCAGGTGATATTGTTTTATTGTCACAAGTAGAACATCACGCAAATCTTGTTCCTTGGGTAAGGTTGTCAAAATTTTATGGTTACAAAATCGAGTATATTCAAGCAGATAACAAAGGAATAATTACTAATGAAAGCATACTTAGTGCAAAAAAGTATAAACCAAAAGTTGTATCAGTCACAGGTCAATCTAACGTTACCGGCCAAATAATACCTGTTGATTATATCCGAGAAGTATTTAAAGATTCAATATTGGTCATCGATGGTGCACAATTGATACCACATGAAAAAATAGATGTGAAAAAGTTAGATATCGATTTTCTTGTCTTTTCGGGTCATAAAATGATTGCACCAACTGGCATAGGGGTAATTTATGGAAAAAAGCATTTACTTGAGAAACTTGAACCATTTTTGTACGGTGGAGAAATGATAGATAAGGTTACATTTGAAGATGTAACCTTCAATATCTTGCCTTACAGATTCGAGGCAGGAACGCCACACATTGCCGGAGCTGTAGGACTTGGCTATGCAATTGATTACCTTGATCACATAGGTTTTGAAAAGATCAAAGAACAAGTAAGTTACCTATCTAAATATTTGCTCGAATCATTATTAAAGTTGGATTTTGTTGAAGTTTACGGACCATCTGATGAATCTCATCTATCCCTTGTTTCATTTAACATCGATGGTGTACATCCGCATGATGTCTCACACATACTTGACGAAAATTTTGGAATAGCAACGCGTAGTGGTCATCATTGTGCTCAACCTTTAATGAGTATACTTAAGAGAGGTTCAAAAATTGACTTTCCAGGTTCAACGGTACGAGCAAGTGTGTATTTTTACAACTCAAGAGACGACATAGATGCACTCATCGAAGGGTTGAAGTACATAAAAAAATTTTTTGGATAATTTTCGGAGGTGGATACTTTGTGATATACTCGGAATTTATAATGGATTATGCAAAGTTGAGGAAGTTTCATGGCAAAATAGAGAACGCTCACAAAGTAGAAGAAGGAAAGAACTTATCATGTGGTGACGAAGTAACTTTGTATTTTCTATTTGAAGATGACAGAATAGTTGACGTGAAATTTGAAGGACATGGATGTGCAGTGAGCCAAGCATCAACAAATGTTATGATCGAACAAATTATAGGAAAGACTGTATCACAGGCTGTAGAACTTATAAAAAACGCTGAAAACATGGTTCTTGGAAAGGAATTTGACGAATCTTTGCTCGGACCAATCGTCAGTTTTTACGATGTCAAAAATTATCCAATGAGGGTTAAGTGTTTTTTATTACCTTGGAAAACACTTGAGCTGGCTTTACAAAATAAGTAATAATAGGGGGTGGAAAGATGAAAAAGTTGATCAAAGAATTCTCTGATTTCCTGAAGCAGTACAATGTAATAGGATTGGCTGTTGCGATAATTATAGGTGGCAAACTCAACCAGTTTGTGACTTCGTTTGTTAATGATTTTCTTATGCCAGCTATATTTCAGCCTGTGTTAACCCGCATGCGTCTTGGGAGGATTGAAGAAATAAATTGGCATGGAATATACTGGGGTAAAGTTGTATCTGCAGGTATTGATTTTTTGATAGTTGCTTTCCTTGTATTTATTCTTGTGCGCTCATTAAATAAGGCCGCAGAAAAAGCAAAAGTAGCTGCTGAGCTTGCCGCTAAAAAGGTTGAGGAGAAAATTAAAAAGGATAAATAAAAAATCTCCAGCTTATTGGCTGGAGATTTTTTATTATTCACTGATTTAGTATAGGATGAACGAAACATAACCAACTGTGTAAGAGTAATCCTGAGAAAATTCTGCACTCGTTGTGTGATAGATGAGATTTATGTTATCAAAAATGCTCCTCACAACAGCAACAGGACCTGGTCCACACATAGTTATATTGTATATCTTTATATTATCATATAATCCTTCAAGGTCTGCATTTAAAATTTTCTCTATAGCTTGCTCGTCCTTTTTAATTGTGATCTCATGAGGATCGTAATGATTGAAATCTGAAGAAGCGACTACAAGCGTTTCAGGATATTCTTTTAGCAATTCTTTTATTCTTTCAGCTATTTTCAAAACTGTTGAAAGACGTTGATCTTTCATACATATTGGTACTATCTTAAAATCACCGAATGCATATTGTAATAGAGGAAGTTGTACTTCTATGGAATGTTCATAAATATGTGCCATTTCATCTTCGAATAGTAAATAGTTATCAATGAGTTTATTAGTCATTTCACTATTTACTTGTAAACTTCCCAGAGGTGTCTGCCATGTACCTTCCTTCCATACAGCTATTGATTCTCCATACCCTGTGTGATTTGGTCCAAGTATTATTATATTTTTTGGCTTACCAAAATAAATCGCCTTCTTGATACCAAGTCCCGCAGTTTTACCACTGTAAACATACCCGGCGTGCGGTAGTATTAATCCAACTGGATGTTCAAAATACTTGCTCGCCGCCTTTTCATTTATAAACGCTTCACATGTTTTTTCAAGTTGTACAGGAGTTCCCGGATAAAATTTCCCAGCGACTACAGGTTTTCTATCCATAAGTTCACCCCATACTTTTGATTATTTTAATTCAATCACCTTAGCTGTTAAAAATATCGTTATGTTCCTTTGCTCTACTGTTTCTTTCATTCCCCTAAACAACATTCCTATGATGGGCAAATCACCAAGTATCGGTATCTTCCATTCTGATTTACTTTTTTCTTCTCTTGCAAGACCACCGATTACAATTGTCTGTCCATTCTTAATAGTGATCTTTGTCTTAGCTTCCCGTTTATTTAGCTTTGGCAATCCATCGATTACTACAGAATAGTCAAAATTATTTACAGAAGTCGTAAGCTCTAAATCAATAGTATTGTCTGAGTTTACATATGGAGTTATCTTAAGTTCAATACCACCTTCTAAATTTCTGATTTCTACACTTCTTTGTTCACCAGAACCAGAAGCTATTTTAACAGGTACGTTATCACCTATGAAAATTCTTGCTTCCTCACCACTTTTCGTCATTATATTAGGATTAGCAAGAAGTTTACCTGATCCCGAGTTACCTTTTGGAGCAAGTCCTTCTGCACTCTTGGTTTGGAACGAAATTTGTGCTTCGTTAAGGATTTTATCCAATATAGTTCCGTCGAGTATATCAATTATGTTTATATTCAGCTTTAACCCTTCTGAACCAAATGTTAAGTAATTTCCTGATTTAAGTAAAGTAACAAGTTCTGTAGACAAACCTGATGATTGTGACTCATCTAAAATTTTTGCTTCTATAGAAACTATCTTTGCAGTTGTGAACTCGCTTATCAGTCTATTTATATCATCCACATTTTTCGGATCCAAATCGTAAGCAACAATAAGTCCTGCCGCAGGACTCACCATCGCTTTTCCACCGTAAAATTTGATGAGTTCTTCTACTTTGTCTGCATTTCTCGGAACATTGAATGTGTAAGTTGTTCTAACTTTAGTTGCTTCAGGTGTTGTATCAACAATGTATACATTTCCCAACTTCTTTATAGAAATTCCATAGTTGAACATTATAGAGTTGAAAGTTTCAAAGTCAATATTGGAAACAGACATTGTTGCATTCTTTTCAAATTGTTTCGAAAAAACAACATGATACCCAAGTTCCTGAAAAACTGTTTTAATTACCTCAGATAGGTTTTCATTGCTTATA from Fervidobacterium sp. carries:
- a CDS encoding MscL family protein, which translates into the protein MKKLIKEFSDFLKQYNVIGLAVAIIIGGKLNQFVTSFVNDFLMPAIFQPVLTRMRLGRIEEINWHGIYWGKVVSAGIDFLIVAFLVFILVRSLNKAAEKAKVAAELAAKKVEEKIKKDK
- the amrB gene encoding AmmeMemoRadiSam system protein B, producing the protein MDRKPVVAGKFYPGTPVQLEKTCEAFINEKAASKYFEHPVGLILPHAGYVYSGKTAGLGIKKAIYFGKPKNIIILGPNHTGYGESIAVWKEGTWQTPLGSLQVNSEMTNKLIDNYLLFEDEMAHIYEHSIEVQLPLLQYAFGDFKIVPICMKDQRLSTVLKIAERIKELLKEYPETLVVASSDFNHYDPHEITIKKDEQAIEKILNADLEGLYDNIKIYNITMCGPGPVAVVRSIFDNINLIYHTTSAEFSQDYSYTVGYVSFILY
- a CDS encoding SufS family cysteine desulfurase; this encodes MHSTVWSDEEFCNIRNDFPALGRQINGKRLVYLDNAASTLKCKPVIDKMTEFYLNHYSNIHRAVHTLASEATVEYENARKKISNFLNASIEEIVFTSGTTMGINFLVNSLVKSGILNAGDIVLLSQVEHHANLVPWVRLSKFYGYKIEYIQADNKGIITNESILSAKKYKPKVVSVTGQSNVTGQIIPVDYIREVFKDSILVIDGAQLIPHEKIDVKKLDIDFLVFSGHKMIAPTGIGVIYGKKHLLEKLEPFLYGGEMIDKVTFEDVTFNILPYRFEAGTPHIAGAVGLGYAIDYLDHIGFEKIKEQVSYLSKYLLESLLKLDFVEVYGPSDESHLSLVSFNIDGVHPHDVSHILDENFGIATRSGHHCAQPLMSILKRGSKIDFPGSTVRASVYFYNSRDDIDALIEGLKYIKKFFG
- a CDS encoding SUF system NifU family Fe-S cluster assembly protein, with protein sequence MIYSEFIMDYAKLRKFHGKIENAHKVEEGKNLSCGDEVTLYFLFEDDRIVDVKFEGHGCAVSQASTNVMIEQIIGKTVSQAVELIKNAENMVLGKEFDESLLGPIVSFYDVKNYPMRVKCFLLPWKTLELALQNK